A genome region from Wielerella bovis includes the following:
- a CDS encoding ferritin-like domain-containing protein: MENFYTLIHAALCETDPSEKCRLTFELYEKYHSGSLKMDKSAACEDVWIAGRPAKPELVPPYKVEQRKPSTPEGYAAMLHAITHIEFNAINLALDAAFRFRYLPEQFTADWLQVAKEECEHFGLMRARLHEYGYEYGDFTAHGHLWDMAYKTAFDPLLRMALVPRVLEARGLDVTPAIREKVAQRGDVKTCEALDVIYRDEVGHVRIGNRWYGYLCEQRGLEPMALFRQLLRQYDMFIFRGYVNLEARERAGFSAFEMAMLEDFEKSFQAALS; the protein is encoded by the coding sequence ATGGAAAATTTCTACACATTAATCCACGCCGCTTTATGCGAAACCGACCCAAGCGAAAAATGCCGTTTAACTTTTGAATTATACGAAAAATACCATTCAGGCAGCCTGAAAATGGATAAATCTGCTGCGTGTGAAGATGTATGGATTGCAGGGCGACCTGCCAAACCTGAACTGGTGCCGCCGTATAAAGTGGAACAACGCAAACCGTCCACGCCCGAAGGTTATGCGGCGATGTTGCACGCGATTACCCACATTGAATTTAATGCGATTAACTTGGCATTAGATGCCGCGTTTCGTTTTCGTTATTTGCCCGAACAATTTACGGCGGATTGGCTGCAAGTGGCGAAAGAAGAATGCGAACATTTTGGATTGATGCGCGCGCGTTTGCACGAATATGGCTATGAATACGGCGATTTTACCGCGCATGGACATTTGTGGGACATGGCGTACAAAACCGCATTTGACCCGCTTTTGCGTATGGCACTGGTACCGCGTGTGTTGGAAGCGCGTGGCTTGGACGTTACGCCTGCGATTCGGGAAAAAGTGGCGCAACGTGGCGATGTGAAAACCTGTGAAGCATTGGACGTGATTTATCGTGATGAAGTGGGGCATGTGCGTATCGGCAATCGTTGGTATGGTTATTTGTGCGAGCAACGTGGTTTAGAGCCGATGGCATTGTTCCGCCAATTATTGCGTCAATACGATATGTTTATTTTTCGCGGCTATGTGAATTTGGAAGCGCGAGAACGAGCGGGATTTTCAGCATTTGAAATGGCGATGTTGGAAGATTTTGAAAAAAGTTTTCAGGCTGCCTTATCATGA
- the lolA gene encoding outer membrane lipoprotein chaperone LolA produces the protein MKTWKTILAAGMMSVLAATANAGGIDALRQFNNDADGISGTFTQTVQSRKKTQTSSGSFQILRPGLFKWEYSKPYQQKIIGDGKHIWLYDVDLKQITQSNQDQTIGDSPAAILSNKTALDASYSLKEDGKKDGVDYVLATPKKANAGYQFIRIGFKGNTLAAMELKDSFGNQTTIRFNNVNTKPNLSRSAFTFTPPKDVDILKN, from the coding sequence ATGAAAACATGGAAAACGATTTTGGCGGCTGGCATGATGAGCGTATTGGCGGCAACGGCAAACGCAGGCGGCATTGATGCTTTGCGTCAATTCAACAACGATGCGGACGGTATCAGCGGCACATTCACGCAAACCGTTCAATCCCGAAAAAAAACGCAAACCAGCTCGGGCAGTTTCCAAATTCTGCGCCCTGGTTTGTTCAAATGGGAATACAGCAAACCGTATCAACAAAAAATTATTGGCGATGGCAAACATATTTGGTTGTATGATGTTGATTTGAAACAAATCACCCAATCTAACCAAGACCAAACCATTGGCGACAGTCCTGCGGCAATTTTGTCTAACAAAACGGCTTTGGATGCGAGCTATTCGCTGAAAGAAGATGGCAAAAAAGACGGCGTGGATTATGTGTTGGCAACTCCGAAAAAAGCGAATGCGGGTTATCAATTTATCCGCATTGGTTTCAAGGGCAACACCTTGGCAGCTATGGAATTGAAAGACAGTTTTGGTAATCAAACCACGATACGCTTTAATAATGTGAATACCAAACCGAATTTGTCGCGTAGTGCGTTTACCTTTACGCCACCCAAAGATGTAGATATATTGAAAAATTGA
- a CDS encoding anhydro-N-acetylmuramic acid kinase, whose translation MNQQFYIGIMSGTSMDGADAVLIAMNGTQWQGALAHAFVPYSGSLKTRLLDLQNHGDKELHRSQMLAIELSEIYAQVVQQLLREQQMQPENITAIGCHGQTVRHAPECGYSIQLANLSVLAERTGIFTIGDFRSRDLAAGGQGAPLVPAFHQALFAAPDETRVVLNIGGIANISILPPDGEPFGFDTGAGNMLMDAWTQHIWQQAYDKNGEKAAQGRVLPELLAQLKAHEYFRLPYPKSTGRELFSLTWLQTHLHSDENPHDVLRTLAQFTAETIADAIVQAAPNTQNIYVCGGGMSNNTLIGSLKTLLAVENMALHSTDVLQLNPQWVEAAAFAWLAACWVNRVPSNPHKATGAARPLILGAGYYA comes from the coding sequence ATAAATCAACAATTTTATATCGGCATTATGTCTGGCACCAGCATGGACGGTGCGGACGCGGTTTTAATCGCCATGAATGGTACGCAATGGCAAGGTGCGCTTGCCCACGCTTTTGTGCCCTATTCAGGCAGCCTGAAAACACGTTTGTTGGATTTGCAAAATCATGGCGACAAGGAATTGCATCGCAGTCAAATGCTGGCGATTGAATTGTCGGAAATTTATGCCCAAGTGGTGCAGCAATTATTGCGTGAACAACAAATGCAGCCTGAAAACATTACTGCGATTGGTTGTCATGGACAAACCGTTCGCCACGCGCCCGAATGCGGATACAGTATTCAACTGGCGAATTTGTCCGTGCTGGCGGAACGCACGGGCATTTTTACCATTGGCGATTTTCGTAGTCGTGATTTGGCTGCGGGTGGACAAGGTGCGCCGCTTGTGCCAGCGTTTCATCAAGCCTTGTTTGCTGCGCCCGATGAAACGCGTGTGGTGTTGAATATTGGTGGCATTGCCAATATCAGCATTTTGCCGCCCGATGGCGAACCATTTGGTTTTGATACGGGCGCAGGCAATATGTTGATGGACGCATGGACGCAGCATATTTGGCAACAAGCGTATGATAAAAATGGCGAAAAAGCGGCGCAAGGTCGCGTATTGCCTGAATTATTGGCACAATTAAAAGCGCACGAATATTTTAGGCTGCCCTACCCTAAATCCACAGGGCGCGAATTGTTTTCGCTGACATGGTTGCAAACGCATTTGCATAGCGATGAAAATCCGCATGATGTATTGCGGACATTGGCGCAATTTACGGCGGAAACCATTGCCGATGCGATTGTTCAGGCTGCCCCCAATACACAAAATATTTATGTTTGTGGTGGTGGTATGAGTAATAATACTTTAATCGGCAGCCTGAAAACTTTATTGGCGGTGGAAAATATGGCTTTGCATAGTACCGATGTGTTGCAACTGAATCCGCAATGGGTGGAAGCGGCAGCATTTGCGTGGCTGGCGGCGTGTTGGGTGAATCGCGTGCCGAGTAATCCGCACAAAGCAACGGGCGCAGCACGACCGTTGATATTGGGTGCGGGTTATTATGCCTAA
- a CDS encoding integrase core domain-containing protein yields the protein MNIHKNTRLTPHHRQAIWLAYTQNKESVTSLARRFMVSRQTIYRVLKAARLRLLKPQNSTNNRFKQAKYGMKRLAKVEREIQEKLKKQAQRYNKSYPGEMVHVDTKRLPLLKGQKATDKREYLFVAIDDFSRELYAAILPDKTATSAAKFLTEQVIEPCPYQIDCIYSDNGSEYKGAANHAFGVACFENNINQKFTRPARPQTNGKAERVIRTIMQMWYEKTEFTDPLHRQKELCRFVNFYNTVKPHSSLNGDTPFEVLQAYFSQPVV from the coding sequence ATGAATATCCATAAGAACACTCGCCTTACCCCACACCATCGTCAAGCCATTTGGCTAGCTTATACGCAAAACAAAGAAAGCGTTACTTCACTGGCTCGCCGTTTTATGGTTAGTCGCCAAACCATTTATCGTGTACTGAAAGCCGCTCGTCTTCGCCTACTTAAACCGCAAAACAGCACCAACAATCGTTTCAAACAAGCAAAATACGGTATGAAACGATTAGCCAAAGTAGAACGAGAAATTCAAGAGAAACTCAAAAAGCAAGCACAACGATACAATAAATCTTATCCTGGCGAAATGGTACATGTAGATACCAAACGCTTACCTTTACTTAAAGGACAAAAAGCAACGGATAAACGTGAGTATCTGTTTGTTGCTATTGATGATTTTTCTCGTGAGTTGTATGCTGCCATTTTGCCTGATAAAACTGCTACAAGTGCGGCTAAATTTCTAACTGAACAAGTCATAGAGCCTTGCCCATACCAAATTGACTGCATTTATTCAGATAATGGTAGTGAATACAAAGGTGCGGCAAATCATGCGTTTGGTGTGGCGTGTTTTGAAAACAATATCAATCAAAAATTCACTCGCCCAGCACGTCCACAAACCAATGGCAAAGCGGAACGCGTAATACGAACGATTATGCAGATGTGGTATGAGAAAACAGAGTTTACTGATCCATTGCATCGGCAAAAGGAATTATGTCGTTTTGTGAATTTTTATAATACTGTAAAGCCGCACAGTTCCTTAAATGGCGATACGCCATTTGAAGTGTTACAAGCTTATTTTTCTCAACCTGTTGTGTAA
- the rbfA gene encoding 30S ribosome-binding factor RbfA produces MKKPQRNGYARIDRVKEQVMRELAELVRTGLKDPRAGFITINDVEVTRDYSHATVYYTVLSGDRDASAEALEHAKGFLRSELSKRITVFRTPELHFEYDESLERGVNLSNLIDMVAAEKPVQD; encoded by the coding sequence ATGAAAAAACCACAACGCAACGGCTACGCACGCATTGACCGCGTGAAAGAACAAGTGATGCGTGAGCTTGCCGAATTGGTACGCACAGGTTTGAAAGACCCACGCGCAGGTTTCATCACCATCAACGATGTAGAAGTGACTCGCGATTATTCACACGCTACCGTTTATTACACCGTTTTGAGTGGCGACCGCGATGCCAGCGCAGAAGCATTGGAACACGCCAAAGGTTTTCTACGCAGCGAATTGAGCAAACGCATCACGGTATTTCGCACGCCCGAATTGCATTTTGAATACGATGAATCGCTGGAACGCGGCGTGAATTTGTCGAATTTGATTGATATGGTGGCAGCGGAGAAACCTGTGCAAGATTGA
- a CDS encoding protein disulfide oxidoreductase codes for MKQKLIKWAKQVAQTLLVLAVVSVAVDYWRSPTVPINATQVSFQSIHHAEPTTLASASSQKTLLLYFWGSWCGICKHTSPVIHRLHKNGTPVLGVALHSGAADDVHAFLQQQGLTFDTVNDEHGALSQQWGVKVVPSILLIKNGKVVHGTTGLATYWGLKTRIAIADLLR; via the coding sequence ATGAAACAAAAACTGATTAAATGGGCAAAACAAGTAGCGCAAACCCTGCTGGTATTGGCGGTGGTGAGCGTGGCGGTGGATTATTGGCGCAGCCCGACTGTGCCAATCAATGCAACGCAAGTATCGTTTCAATCCATTCATCACGCTGAACCCACTACGCTGGCATCTGCCAGTTCACAAAAAACATTGTTGCTGTATTTTTGGGGCAGTTGGTGCGGCATTTGCAAACACACGTCGCCTGTGATTCATCGTTTGCACAAAAATGGCACGCCTGTTTTGGGTGTGGCATTGCATTCTGGGGCAGCGGACGATGTGCATGCCTTTTTGCAGCAACAAGGTTTGACATTTGATACGGTCAATGATGAGCATGGCGCATTGTCACAACAATGGGGCGTAAAAGTGGTACCCAGTATTTTGTTGATTAAAAATGGAAAAGTGGTTCATGGCACCACAGGATTAGCGACTTACTGGGGTTTAAAAACGCGCATCGCCATAGCTGATTTATTGCGTTAA
- the dnaX gene encoding DNA polymerase III subunit gamma/tau, with protein sequence MTAYQVLARKWRPKTFADLVGQQHVVKALKNALDKGRLHHAYLLTGTRGVGKTTIARILAKSLNCENPTRGEPCGVCQSCRDIDAGRFVDLLEIDAASNTGIDNIREVLENAQYAPTVGKYKVYIIDEVHMLSKFAFNAMLKTLEEPPEHVKFILATTDPHKVPITVLSRCLQFVLRNMTAQQVAEHLTHVLKTEQIVYEPAALALLGRAAQGSMRDALSLLDQAIAMGSGSVQERDVRDMIGAVDKRYLYELLTFLMEQDGENLIAKAQEMSANAIGFDSALNDLAMLLQRLALLKTVPSAIEHDDPERERLLHLAQYFSDEQIQLYYQCVIHGKNDLPLAPDEYAGFVMTLLRMLAFAPFAAKHTPQNAVIEGTQLHNPPEKKTHEHADISGSLKTHSAQVIDEIHLDENQVVTENISSNTEVSGSLKAESSDEIQTDLPKHLRDAEAENLGSLKTEIAAKTIAEVEPNQSNHSEDMPSWDNTATASPQNRQPENVPQIVPAPVAEIYPNDDDIAYFSGSLNDVYPDDFPAFDDLPSEPMQPENCAEPDEIVASEEATDPSEPMPELVAANWVQIARRIGTQVAAAQMPLQHMAWVDFADGVLRLAVVREQTRNTMKREYFQRIESALSAAYALPIRIETVDFVDGQGWETPLMYRARMLAEQREQARQILDKDENVKQIKKLFNAKWREESIELLEAPKII encoded by the coding sequence ATGACTGCTTACCAAGTGCTTGCCCGAAAATGGCGACCCAAAACCTTTGCCGATTTGGTTGGACAACAACACGTTGTCAAAGCCCTGAAAAACGCGCTGGATAAAGGGCGTTTGCACCACGCCTATTTGCTCACAGGCACGCGCGGCGTGGGCAAAACCACTATTGCCCGCATTTTGGCAAAAAGCCTGAACTGTGAAAACCCAACACGCGGCGAACCCTGCGGCGTGTGTCAATCGTGCCGCGACATTGACGCAGGGCGATTTGTGGATTTGCTGGAAATTGACGCCGCCAGCAACACAGGCATAGACAACATCCGCGAAGTGCTGGAAAACGCCCAATACGCGCCCACAGTCGGTAAATACAAGGTGTACATCATTGACGAAGTGCATATGTTGTCCAAATTCGCGTTCAATGCCATGCTCAAAACGCTGGAAGAGCCGCCCGAACACGTCAAATTCATCTTGGCGACCACCGACCCGCACAAAGTGCCAATTACCGTGTTAAGCCGTTGTTTGCAATTCGTTTTACGCAATATGACCGCGCAACAAGTCGCCGAACACCTGACCCACGTTTTGAAAACCGAACAAATCGTGTACGAACCAGCCGCTTTGGCACTGTTGGGGCGAGCCGCGCAAGGTTCCATGCGCGATGCTTTGAGTTTGCTAGACCAAGCGATTGCCATGGGTTCAGGCAGCGTGCAAGAACGCGATGTGCGCGACATGATAGGCGCGGTGGACAAACGCTATCTCTATGAATTGCTAACCTTTTTAATGGAACAAGACGGCGAAAATCTCATCGCCAAAGCACAAGAAATGTCCGCCAACGCCATTGGTTTTGACAGTGCGTTAAACGATTTGGCGATGTTGTTACAAAGATTGGCGTTGCTGAAAACCGTGCCGTCCGCCATTGAACACGATGACCCTGAACGCGAACGCTTGCTGCATTTGGCGCAATATTTCAGCGATGAGCAAATTCAGTTGTACTATCAATGTGTTATTCATGGTAAAAACGATTTGCCGCTCGCGCCCGATGAATACGCAGGTTTTGTGATGACGCTGTTGCGCATGTTGGCGTTTGCACCCTTTGCTGCGAAACATACGCCGCAAAATGCGGTGATTGAAGGCACACAATTGCATAATCCTCCTGAAAAAAAAACGCATGAACACGCAGACATTTCAGGCAGCCTGAAAACACATTCTGCCCAAGTAATTGATGAAATACATTTAGATGAAAATCAGGTAGTTACGGAAAATATATCAAGTAACACAGAAGTTTCAGGCAGCCTGAAAGCGGAAAGTTCTGATGAAATCCAAACGGATTTACCCAAACATTTGCGTGATGCGGAAGCAGAAAATTTAGGCAGCCTGAAAACTGAAATTGCTGCGAAAACGATTGCAGAAGTTGAACCTAATCAATCCAATCATTCGGAAGATATGCCATCTTGGGACAATACTGCAACAGCATCTCCCCAAAATAGGCAGCCTGAAAATGTGCCACAAATTGTGCCAGCACCCGTTGCCGAAATCTATCCAAATGATGACGATATAGCCTATTTTTCAGGCAGCCTGAACGATGTCTATCCAGATGATTTTCCTGCGTTTGATGATTTGCCCAGCGAACCGATGCAGCCTGAAAATTGTGCTGAACCTGATGAAATCGTAGCATCTGAAGAAGCGACTGACCCGAGTGAGCCAATGCCTGAATTAGTGGCAGCCAATTGGGTACAGATTGCACGGCGGATTGGCACACAAGTGGCGGCGGCGCAAATGCCTTTGCAGCATATGGCATGGGTGGATTTTGCCGATGGTGTATTGCGTTTGGCGGTGGTGCGCGAACAAACGCGCAATACCATGAAACGTGAATATTTTCAACGCATTGAATCAGCTTTGTCCGCAGCATATGCGTTGCCAATTCGCATTGAAACGGTGGATTTTGTGGACGGACAAGGTTGGGAAACGCCGTTGATGTATCGCGCCAGAATGCTGGCAGAGCAACGCGAACAAGCTCGTCAGATTTTGGATAAAGATGAAAATGTGAAACAAATCAAAAAATTATTTAATGCGAAATGGCGTGAAGAGAGTATTGAGTTGTTGGAAGCACCCAAAATAATATGA
- a CDS encoding glucose-6-phosphate 1-dehydrogenase family protein produces MLTPQHCDLFNRPFFQFAQLKKYAPETIPQLKADYRAAWQNWQSVIQHVAADLAQDNPQFAPPHIERWCNGWQVRAHFFAYFKYAQYQQDAAILSVLLNRRRLTVSLDWHCYKADRSTIALPQYNQWLDNLNADDFGDFDVWHGDESEYADYVALNRQPENALILRDDADFFCIGTHLERDTIGCVDSVAWIAAQIRVLTPLYERCFI; encoded by the coding sequence ATGCTGACACCGCAACATTGTGATTTATTCAATCGCCCATTTTTCCAATTTGCACAACTGAAAAAATATGCGCCAGAAACCATTCCGCAACTTAAAGCGGATTATCGGGCGGCGTGGCAAAATTGGCAAAGTGTTATTCAACATGTTGCGGCGGATTTGGCGCAGGATAATCCGCAATTTGCGCCGCCGCATATTGAACGCTGGTGCAATGGTTGGCAGGTGCGCGCCCATTTTTTTGCGTATTTTAAATACGCGCAATATCAACAAGATGCAGCAATTTTGTCGGTATTGCTCAATCGCCGCCGTTTAACGGTTTCTTTGGATTGGCATTGTTATAAAGCCGACCGTTCTACTATTGCTTTACCGCAATATAATCAATGGCTTGATAATTTGAATGCGGACGATTTTGGCGATTTTGATGTATGGCATGGCGATGAAAGTGAATATGCGGATTATGTCGCGCTCAATAGGCAGCCTGAAAATGCTTTGATATTGCGTGATGATGCGGATTTTTTCTGTATTGGAACACATTTGGAACGCGATACAATTGGCTGCGTGGACAGCGTGGCGTGGATTGCAGCACAAATTCGTGTGCTGACACCCTTATATGAACGTTGTTTTATCTAA
- the htpX gene encoding protease HtpX: MKRIFLFLATNIAVLLVISIVTSLLGLNTSNGSMGGILISAAVVGFSGSIVSLLMSKSMAKASVGAEVITQPQNETEAWLLQTVENQAKQWDLKTPEVAVYHSPEPNAFATGATKNSSLIAVSTGLMNSMTRDEVEAVLAHEMAHIGNGDMVTLTLIQGVVNTFVIFLARVIAGLVSQNRNGENSQGTYFLVSMVLQVVFGFLASIIVMWFSRQREYRADAGAARLVGAPKMIAALQRLKGESSHLPQNMTAMGIASENKDSLLSTHPSLDNRIARLQMM; the protein is encoded by the coding sequence GTGAAACGGATTTTTCTCTTTTTAGCAACCAATATCGCGGTTTTACTGGTTATCAGTATTGTTACGAGTTTATTGGGATTAAACACCAGCAATGGCAGTATGGGCGGGATTTTGATTTCCGCTGCTGTGGTTGGTTTCTCAGGTTCTATTGTGTCATTGCTCATGTCTAAATCTATGGCAAAAGCATCAGTGGGCGCAGAAGTAATCACACAACCGCAAAATGAAACAGAAGCATGGTTATTGCAAACTGTTGAAAATCAAGCCAAACAATGGGATTTAAAAACGCCTGAAGTAGCGGTTTATCATTCGCCAGAACCCAACGCATTTGCTACGGGTGCAACCAAAAATAGTTCTTTAATTGCAGTTAGTACGGGCTTGATGAACAGCATGACACGCGATGAAGTGGAAGCGGTTTTGGCGCACGAAATGGCACATATTGGCAATGGCGATATGGTTACGCTGACCTTGATTCAAGGCGTTGTGAATACATTTGTGATATTTTTAGCGCGAGTTATTGCTGGTTTGGTATCACAAAACAGAAATGGTGAGAATAGTCAAGGTACTTATTTTTTGGTATCTATGGTTTTACAAGTCGTATTTGGTTTCTTGGCGAGTATTATTGTGATGTGGTTCAGTCGCCAACGTGAATACCGTGCGGATGCGGGGGCAGCGCGTTTGGTCGGCGCACCGAAAATGATTGCGGCATTGCAGCGTTTAAAAGGCGAAAGCAGTCATCTGCCACAAAATATGACGGCGATGGGCATTGCCAGCGAAAACAAAGATTCTTTGTTGAGTACGCATCCGAGTTTGGATAATCGCATTGCGCGTTTGCAAATGATGTGA
- the dsbD gene encoding protein-disulfide reductase DsbD, whose translation MKKWLYTLLACFSFATVAHAAVNPEDLLPPEQAFVPTVTVSDTGVDVQFKIADGYYLYQSQITADTQPETHVLAASATFSAGEPKEDEFFGKQIVYHHAANVQWAYANPASKPYTLNVHYQGCAEVGVCYPPVDTTFEITGTGVYQTEVAANNAKDLFIKKSQGNVRADTNAQNVPSSSAAANSGSLKTLSRDDFWTNLFWFFTGGLALSFTACMYPLLPIVSSIIVGDKSDSKKRAFALSLVYVQGLAVTYTSVGVLAGLTGALLTVWLQQAWVVLTAAALMVVLALSMFGLFNIQLPNAVQSYFQNQSNKLSGGKIASVFVMGMLSALIVGPCVAPPLAAALAYIGKTGDALFGGTMLYALAIGTGVPLILIGTFGGHILPRAGNWMNGIKYAFGVILLAVAVYLATPFLPYGVTAALYTLLLIAPAIYWLTRISKLSGSLKTISGILATILLLSGTWFGIQSFNGGTTAMHDFLTLHKPMEGAAHGQKFTSVSELRNAIQAAHQQNPNQPVLLDFYADWCVSCKEMEVKTFGDARVQAAVPMARLMQIDVTQMSDEHKALLKEYGLFGPPGLFVLKADGSRSDALLGYAPVDEFIAWYNARK comes from the coding sequence ATGAAAAAATGGCTCTACACGCTGCTGGCGTGTTTTTCATTCGCAACTGTGGCACACGCTGCGGTCAATCCCGAAGATTTGTTGCCGCCAGAACAGGCGTTTGTGCCAACGGTAACGGTATCAGATACGGGCGTGGATGTGCAATTCAAAATTGCCGATGGCTATTATTTGTATCAAAGCCAAATCACGGCGGATACGCAGCCTGAAACCCATGTATTGGCGGCATCTGCCACATTCAGCGCGGGCGAACCCAAAGAAGATGAATTTTTTGGTAAACAAATCGTGTACCACCATGCGGCAAATGTGCAATGGGCGTATGCCAATCCTGCATCCAAGCCATACACGTTAAATGTGCATTATCAAGGTTGTGCCGAAGTGGGCGTGTGTTATCCGCCTGTGGACACAACTTTTGAGATTACGGGCACAGGTGTTTATCAAACCGAAGTGGCTGCCAATAATGCGAAAGATTTGTTTATAAAAAAGTCGCAAGGGAACGTTCGGGCGGATACGAACGCGCAGAATGTTCCCTCTTCGTCCGCAGCTGCTAATTCAGGCAGCCTGAAAACTTTATCGCGCGATGATTTTTGGACTAATTTGTTTTGGTTTTTCACGGGCGGCTTGGCATTGAGTTTTACCGCGTGCATGTATCCTTTGTTGCCGATTGTATCCAGCATTATTGTTGGCGATAAATCGGATAGCAAAAAACGTGCGTTTGCCTTGTCGTTGGTGTATGTGCAAGGTTTGGCGGTAACGTACACATCGGTCGGTGTGTTGGCAGGTTTAACAGGCGCATTGCTGACAGTTTGGTTGCAACAAGCGTGGGTGGTTTTAACGGCAGCCGCGTTGATGGTGGTGCTGGCATTGTCCATGTTTGGGCTGTTTAATATTCAGTTGCCCAACGCCGTGCAATCGTATTTTCAAAATCAAAGTAACAAATTATCAGGCGGCAAAATCGCCAGCGTATTTGTGATGGGCATGTTGTCTGCACTGATTGTTGGACCTTGCGTTGCACCACCCTTGGCAGCCGCTTTGGCGTATATCGGCAAAACAGGTGATGCGCTATTTGGTGGCACCATGTTGTACGCATTAGCCATTGGCACAGGTGTTCCATTGATTTTGATTGGCACATTTGGCGGACACATTTTGCCACGCGCAGGTAATTGGATGAACGGCATTAAATACGCGTTTGGCGTGATTTTGCTTGCCGTTGCCGTGTATTTGGCGACACCATTTCTGCCCTATGGCGTAACCGCTGCTTTGTACACCTTATTATTGATTGCGCCCGCCATTTATTGGCTCACACGCATCAGCAAACTTTCAGGCAGCCTGAAAACCATTTCGGGCATATTAGCGACCATTTTGTTATTGAGTGGCACATGGTTTGGCATACAAAGTTTCAACGGCGGCACAACAGCAATGCACGATTTTTTGACCTTGCACAAACCGATGGAAGGCGCGGCGCACGGACAAAAATTCACCAGCGTTAGCGAATTACGCAACGCGATTCAGGCTGCCCATCAGCAAAATCCCAATCAACCCGTTTTATTGGATTTTTATGCCGATTGGTGCGTATCGTGCAAAGAAATGGAAGTCAAAACCTTTGGCGATGCGCGTGTTCAGGCTGCCGTACCGATGGCACGATTGATGCAAATTGACGTTACCCAAATGAGCGATGAACACAAAGCCCTGCTCAAAGAATACGGATTGTTTGGTCCCCCTGGATTATTCGTTTTGAAAGCAGACGGCAGCCGCAGCGATGCCCTGCTGGGTTACGCGCCAGTTGATGAATTTATCGCGTGGTATAACGCACGCAAATAA